The genomic stretch TCCGGCTCCGATCGGGGGCGCCGATGAGCGACGAACGCCCCGCTCGCGCGCCGGAGCTCCCACCGGACGGTCCCCGAGTGCTGCGAGACTACGCAACCCTCGTGGTCGAAATGCGAGAGCACTACGCCCGCATGACGGATCTGGCGCCGCCGCTTGCGGAGCTCTCTGTGATCGCTCAGCGAATCGCCGACGCTGCTGTCAATCCTGCTTGCCTGTGTGTGTTGGCGTTCGCGCACACGGCTCGGGACGACGCGGCCCGTGCGGTTCAGTCCGCCATGTTGAGCGCGCGCGTCGCGCGCAAAGCCGGCGCGCGCGACAGCGATCTCGTTTCTCTGACGCTCGCTGCGCTGCTGGTCGATGCAGGGCGCCAGCGCCTGGCCCACGGTGCGGGCATCGATCTTCAAGTGTTCAGCCAACTCCCGGACGCCCTCGACGCCCTCGCACCCGCTGCGACCGCGGCGCTCGGCGTCGGCTCGGCGCGTTCCACGCTGCTGGAGGCCGCAACACTGACGGCCTTCGAGATCGCGTGGCTGGAGCGACCGCGGCTCGGGCCTTTGTATTCGGGATCCCTAGCTCCTCGGCTCTCGTCCCGCGTGGTCCTCACCTGTCGGGCACTGCTCAGGCGCATCGCGCCGACGCAGCGAGACGACGATCTCTCACCACGCTCGGCGCTCCGCTGGCTGTTGGGCGAAGCGCAGGCCGACTGGGCTGTGCTCGGGCTCCTGGTCAAAGCCATTGGCTTGGTTCCAGCGGGCACCTTGCTCGCGCTCAGCGACGGCCAGTGGGCCATCGTGGGCACACAGCCCGAGAAGCTGCCCGGTCGACCCGTGTGCCACGGGCTGGTCGACACCCGAGGTCGGGCTCATCTGCGGCCCCCGCTGCTCGACCTGGCTGCGGACTCGAGCTTGGCCATTTCCAGAGTGATCGAGCCAAAAGAAGCCAAATTCAACGCCGCTTGGGCGTTGGTTACACCGTGAGCGGACCGCTCGGGCCGATTTGAAATAAACCGGCGCCGGCCTGCGAAAGAGGGGCGAGGATGCTCGCCGTTCGGATGGCATCGACCGAAGTCCCGACGGGACTACCCGCTCCGCCCGGCGACTTCGCAGCCGACGCAGAGGCGTTGAGGCCGCTGGTTCGGGCGGTCGCGGCGAGTGTTCTCCGCGAGGGTCGCATGCATCCGGACGTCGAAGACTGCACCAATGAGAGTTTGCGCCGGGCCATCGAAGGTCGGGACCGACTGCGACCGGGTGAGCCCTTGCGTCCGTGGTTGCTGGGCATCGCGAGGCACGTCGCCATGGACGCGCTGCGCGCCCGCGTTCGCTCGCGCGCCCGTCTGGTGCAACCCTCGCGGGACGGCAGCGACGACCCGCTCGATCGTGTCGCGGACTCGACTCCGGACGCCGATGAGCGCCTCGACCAGGGGCGACGCATCGCTGGAATCCGTGCGGCCATGGCGCGTCTGCCGGAAGACCAGCGGCGAGCGATCGAAATGTTCCACGTCGAAGGCCTCGCTTACCGTGAGATCGCGGCCAAGCTCGGCGTTCCCATCGGCAGTGTCTGCACCTGGATCTCCCGCGGCCGGCGCAGCATCGCCGACGCGCTGGGCCACCAAGGAAAACTCGCATGAGCCCCGAAGAAGAACTGGATGACGACGTGCTGTTCGAACCGGACGGGCATCTGAGCGACGTAGCGTTGACCGCGCTCGCCGACGGCGAGAACGAGCTCTTGCCCGAGCGAGCGAAGCTTCATGCCGAGTCGTGTGACGTGTGCACCGAGCGGCTCGGCGCCCAGGCGCTGTTGAGCGTGAGTGTCTCCGAAGCGCTGTTGGCAGCGCCGGTCGTGGTCCGAGCGGCGGAGCCGTTTCCGGTCTGGGCCGTCCTGTGTGGCCTGGCGCTCGCGACCACGGGCGTGGCGCCGATGTTGGCTGAGGTGCCCGCCTGGCTCGTTGGGCTACCGCGAGCGCTCTTGGCATCGACCCCGATCGCGCTGCGAGTTCTGAGCTCGTTGTTCCGGGCGGCCTCGCTCGGGGGTCCGGCTTTGTGGGTTGTCTGGTTCACCGCGACGCTGTTGCTCGGTGGCCTTGGATTCTGGGTGGCGCGCCACGCGCCACGACCGCTGTCTTCGAAGGGAGTCGATCGATGAGCCATCTGAGGAGTCGCAGTTCACGCCGTTTCCTGAGCGGGCTCGCCGCGCTGTGGCTGCTGGGCAGTGCGGGCACGGCCAGCGCCGAGGTCGTCCGCGAGGGCAGCTGGCCCGCCGAGGAGCCGAAGGTGTCGCTCTCGGTCAAGAACCTGCCGCGCGGCGAGGCGGTCAAACAGCTGGCGCAGAAGGCGGGCTGGAGTGTGGTGGTCGAAGCGCCACCGTCGAACCCCGTCGACGTCGAGGTCAAGGACCAACCGCCCGGGAAGATCCTCGACATTCTCCTGTCCGATGCGCGCTACGTCGCAAAACGAGAGGGTGATCTGATCTCGATCACTCGAACGGGCGACATGTCTCCGATGCCTGCACCCGAGACCGCAGACGCGGCGGAGCCGACCCCACCCACTCCTCCCACGCCACCCACTCCGCCGACCCCACCCACTCCGCCGACCGAGGTTGCAGGAGAGCAACCTGCGGCGCCCCCAGCGAGCGCCGTCGCGCTGGCCAAGGCCAGCAAACACGACGACGGCGACGTGGACGATCGCGTCGTCACCGGCGGCAGCACGCGGGTCGAGGCAGGCGAGGTCGTGCACGATCTGGTCGTGATGGGCGGTTCCGCCGAGGTCCTCGGCAAGGTCACCGGCGACGTGACGGTGATGGGTGGCTCGGTCGTCGTGAAGAAGGGCGGACTCGTCGAGGGCGACGTCAGCGTCGTCGGCGGGTCTTTCGACCTGCAAGACGGCGCAACCGTCGAGGGCAAGGTGGACGTCGTCGGTGGCAAGTCCAACCGCGGCAATGTGAACCTGCGACTGGGCCGCGACTCGGAGAAGCGGAGCGGCTTCATGGGCTGGCTCAGTGAATTCGGCAGCAGCGTGACCCGCACGGCGTTGTTGTTCGTCTTCGGCACGGTGCTGCTGGCCCTCACCACGGGCCGCATGGAATCGATGCAAGGTGAGGTCGCCGCCCGACCCATGCGCACCTTCGCCCTTGGCATCGTGGGTTCACTGGTCGCTCTGCTGACGGTGATCGTGTTGTGTGTGACAGTGATCGGCATTCCGATCGCCATCATCGGGATCTTGCTGGGTGTGCTCGGTGCCTATGCGGGCATCTGTGCGACGCTCACGACGCTTGGCGCTGCCCTCTTTCACCACCGGAGCAAGAGTGTGTACGTGCACCTCGCGGTGGGCTGCGCGGTCTTCTTGATTGGGTCCTGGCTGCCTTGGATCGGCGGCTTCGTCACCGCCGTGGTGGTGCTGTTCGGCATCGGGGCGCTGGTCGCCACGCGGGGCGCCGGGTTCTTCCCCCGCAAGTTCAAGAACGAGGGTCCCTACCGCACCGCTAGCGTCTGAGCCCTGCGCGGGGGCCCGCGCAATCGCGCAGCCGGAGGTCAGCTCACGACAAGGGCCGGCGCACCCACCTCGCGCGAGAATCGCTAGAATTCCCGCGGAACGTCGGCATGCCTACATTGGCCCACCCGTTGCTAGGTCGCCTGGCATGCGAACGAAGCAACTGGGTTGGGTGTTCTTGGGACTTGGCGTCGCGGCGCTCGGCTGCGCCGCGAACAACGGCGCGGCGAACGACGGCGAGAGTAGCGGCGGCAGCGCGGGCGCAGCGCCCGAGACGGGCGGCGCGCCGTCGACGGGAGGTGGCCTGAACCTCGGCGGCGCCAGCTCCGGAGGTGCGACCGCGTACTGCTCGAATCCCGGGCCCGACGCCGACGGAGACGGCTTCACCACCGACGACTGCAACGACTGTGATCCCAACGTGAACCCTGGGGCGCTGGACGTCGCCGGCAACGGCATCGACGAAGACTGCAACGGCGTCGCAGACGACACCGTCACGAGCTGCGACTCCGTGATTGTCGGCCTGGACAGCGCCGACGCCCTCGACGCAGCGCGTGCCATCGGCCTCTGCCACTTCGCGACGGCCTCGGACAAACACTGGGGGGTCGTGTCGGCGAAATACGTGATGGCGGACGGCTCGCCCGGCATGAACGACGTGTCCCACGGGCTGTTGCCCGACTTCGGACCGAGTGTCTCGGCCCAGGAGGGCAAACGCATGCTGGTGCTCTCGAGCGGCACCGCGCGCCGCCCGAGTGACGTGGACTACGAGGACGTCTCGGGCACCGACACCGGCACCATGGGCACGGCGCCGCCTGGATTTCCCAAGGATTCGACCACTTGTTCGGTGCAGACCGCCAGCGACACGACCACCTACAACCCGGCAGCGCTGGAGCTCGAGCTCCGAGTGCCGACCAACGCCAAGAGCCTGAGCTTCAAGTTCGACTTCTACACCTACGAGTTTCCCGTGTTCGTCTGCAGCGAGTTCAACGACTTCTTCGTGGCGCTGCTCGACCCGCCCTCGAAGAACGCCAAGAGTGGAAACATCTCGTTCGACTCACAGGGCAACCCGGTCAGCGTGAACAATGGATTTCTGGAGGTGTGCGCTGCGCAAGAAGCGGGCGGAAAACCCTTCGCCTGCAAGCTCGGTCAGAGCGAGCTCACGGGCACTGGCTTCGAAGACGGCGCAGCAACGGGTTGGCTCGAGACGAACGCGCCGGTCAGCCCCGGCGAAATCGTGAAGCTGCGTTTTGCGATCTGGGACATGGGTGACGGGATCCTCGACTCGACGGTCCTGATCGACGACCTGCGTTTCTCCGCGGAGCCGGCGAGCGGCGCCGTCACGAAGCCGGTGGCCACGCCGAAGTGAACACGGCGCGCCCAAACGCCCGGGCGTCGTGCTACGAGTCGACGCGGCATGGACGCGGTCGTGATCGTCGGCATGGGAGAGCTCGGTTCGAGCTTTGCCCGTGGTTTCCTGAAGTGCGGGCACACCGTCGTCCCCGTCACGCGCGCCGTTCGCATGCAGGACGTCGCGCATGACGTGCCCACACCCGCACTGGTGTTGGTCGCGGTCGGGGAGGCTGAGCTCGACGGAGTGCTCGCTTCGTTGCCCCTCGCTTGGAAGGACCGCGTCGGCCTGCTGCAGAACGAGCTACGACCGCGCAGCTGGCGCGCGCATGGCATCGAACACCCCAGTGTCGTGGTGGTGTGGTTCGAGAAGAAGCCGACCACCCTGGCAAGAGAGCTGCTGCCCAGCGTGGCTGGAGGCCCCCAAGCCGAGCGCCTGAGCGCTGCGCTCCGCAGCCTCGGACTCGGCTGCCGCAGCGTCGAGAGCGACGCGGAGCTCGAGTTCGAGCTGGTCGCCAAGAACCTCTACATCCTGACCACCAACATCGCCGGGCTCGAGGTCAAGGGCACGGTCGGTACCCTCTTTGGCACTCACCGCCCGCTGGCGCTCGCCGTCGCCAACGAGGTGCTCGCGCTCGAACGCAGTCTCTCGGACATCGAGCTCTCGGGGCCCAAGCTGCTTCTTGCCCTCGAGCAGGCCATCCTCGCCGATCCCGAGCACGCCTGCACCGGGCGCAGCGCAAGCACCCGGTTGCGCCGTGCAATCGCCCTCGCAGCCGAGCGAGGTGTCGCCGTACCCGAGCTTCGGCGCATCGCGGAGTCGGCGACATGAGCGCGAAGGCCTGGCTCGTCGATCTGGATGGCACGCTGTACGTCGCGCGCTGGGTGAAGCTCGCCATGGCAGCGGAGCTTGCCCTGAGCGGCTGGGGCTCCGTCGGCACCCTGCGTCGCTTTCGCAAGGAGCACGAGCTGTTGCGTGAGGAGCTGGATGAAGACGTCCCGAGCCCGTTCCAGGCTCAGGTCGAGCGCGCTGCCAGCGCGCTGGGTGTGCCTTCGAGCGAGGTCGAACAGCGGGTGACCGAGTGGATGATCGAGCGCCCGCAGAAGTGGATTCGGCGCTTCGGGCGCACGGACCTGTTGCAAGAGATCTCGGATTTTCGAGCGCAGGGTGGCAAGACCGCGCTGGTGAGCGACTACCCCGCCCGCGGCAAGCTGGCCGCCCTCGGCGCTGAGGCTCTGTTCGATGTGGTCGTTGCCAACGGTGAGCCCGGCGGCCCACCCCGGCTCAAGCCGCACCCGGCGGGTTATCTCGAGGCCGCACGGCGCCTGGGTGTGGCGCCCGAAGCGTGCCTCGTGATCGGTGATCGCGATGACGCCGATGGTGCCGCAGCGCGGGCCGCCGGCATGACATTCAGGAGGGTGTGAGACTTGGAGGTGTTGCTTCCACTCTTGGCGTACGTCGGCATCATGGGGGGTCTGCTCTTGTATTCAGCACGCAACAGCGCCAACGCCCCCATCGAGCCCAATCCACCACTGGAGCGCAGCAAACGTGTGTACACGGAGGGCGACAAGGTGCTGGCGGAGATCGCCCAGCGCCACGGCCTCAAACACAGCGTCGATGTCACCGCTGGCAGGGTCGATGACCTGCGGGTGGAGTTCGCCGCACTCCCCTCCGGCACTCGGCCGGAGCTCTACCGGGGCGTCGCGCGTTTTCCCCGCTCGCTGGGTCTCGAGCTCGAGGTGCGCGCCCGGGGTGCGCTAGGCGGCGGCGGCGGCGAACCGATCGTGTCCGAGGACTTCGACCATCATTTTCGGGTCGACGCTCTGCACGCAGACCAAGCGAAGGCCTTGCTCGAAGGTGAGCTCGACGACGCCTTCCGCAAGGCGCTCACCCGCGGCCTCGAGGTCTCGCTCGACGACGCAGAGCTGAAGGTCTCACTGGATGGCCGTCTCGGCCACGAACGCGCAGTCGAGTCCGCCCACTGGCTGATCGAGACGGCCCAGGCGATCCGTCAAGCCCGCGCCGCGCTACCGCGACCGGCGATGCAGGAGCGCATCCTCGAGGCCTTCAACACACTGGCGCAGAGCCTCGGGGGTGTGGTCGAAGAGGACGAGCTGCGCCTCGAGCTGGAGGAGGGTTGCCTCACGGCCCACGTCGATCGTGTGCAGGGAAAGGACTTCCGAACCGCGCTCTCCATTGCCTTCGCCCGTCCGCTGACCACGGACGTGCGCCTCCAGCTGGAGTCGGATCTCACCCGCTTCGAGCGCTGGCGTCACCAGGACATCGAGCTCGGCGACGCGACCTTCGACGCCATGTTCGTGGTGTCCGGCGAACCGAAGGACGAGATCTCGCGGCTGTTCAGCGCCGAGGTGCGCACCTCGCTGCTCGCGCTCGAGAAGAAGGTCGACTCGCTGGCGTTGACCCCCACCGAGCTCGACGTGACGGTCGACGGCGCGCTCGCTGAGCAGATGTCCCTCGCCGATCTCGTGGAGTCGCTGCGCGCGATCGCACGGCTGCTCGGGCCCGCCCGCGCGCAGGGTGCGTATCGCTGAGCCGCCGCGCTCAGGCCGCCGCGCCGTGCATGCGCGGCGACCAGATGGTGACACGGTTACGACCGCCACGCTTCGAGGCGTAGAGCGCCTCGTCGGTCGCCTTGAACAGCGACTCCCACTCGTGCCCAGCCGCCGGGAAGGTCGCAACACCCACCGAGCAGGTCACCTTGAGTGACCCGGCCGTGCTGTGGAAGGTCGACGCCTCGATTTCGCTGCGAATGCGCTCGGCGAGCAGCGCGGCGCCCTCGGCGTCGGTCTCTTCGCAGACCACGACGAACTCTTCACCGCCGAAGCGAGCCACCACATCGGTGTCGCGCTTGGTGCGCTTGAGCACCTCGCCGAAGCCCTGGATCACCACGTCCCCAATGTCGTGACCATGGGTGTCGTTGACCTTCTTGAAGTGATCGATGTCACAGACCAAGACGCTGAGCGGCTTGCGGAAGCGCGACGAGCTGCGGATCTTTTGCTTGGCCGTCTCGATCAGTGCCCGTTTGTTCAAGAGACCGGTCAGCCCGTCCGTGGTGGCCAGCTCTTCGAGGCGCTTGAACATGCGCGCGTTGGCCAGCGACACCGCGACGTGGCTCGCGAGCACCTCCAGGATGGGGCGCACCGCCTCCCCGAACGCACCGCGCCGCTGCGAACCGAGCACCAACGTGCCGAGGGCGCGCTCGTGGACCGAGAGCGGCAACACCAGGAGCGAAGGCATGGCGGGCGGCGCGAGGCGTCGTGAGAAGACCACCTGACGGGCGGGGTCGTAGTCACCGCGGTACGGCAGCGGGTGGCGGTTGGCGACGACCATCGAGACCAGCCCCGAGTTGTGACGGAAACGCTGGCCCACCAGCTCGTTGGCCCCTTCGCCACTGACCGCGCAGATCTCGTGCTCACTCGTCTTCTTGTCGAACAGCGTGACGACGGCAAAGTCGAAGGCAGTGAACTCGCGCGCCGCGCCGACACAGGCTTCGATCACCTGTTTCTCGGTCCACACGGCGTTCAGCCCGTCGACTGCACGGTAGAGCTTGCCCTGCTCGATCTTCGCGCGCTCCAGCTGCACGAAGACACGCTCGTTCTCGATGGCCCGCAGCAAGAACGCGGTGGAGTTCCCGAGCAGCTCTTGCTCTTGGGCGCTGAAGGGCTCGGCGCTCTCGCGATCGACGACCAGCACACCACGAACGTGCCCGTGTTCGATCAGAGGTGCAGCGCAGACGGCCCCAACTCGGGGCAGCTCACCGTAATAGGGGGTGTGCTGCGCGGCCTTCGGACCGTGCAGCGCCACGGGGGTGCGTTGGCTGATTGCCGCGGCGAAGATGCCGTCCTTGGCCGAGAAAGGCCCGGGCACGATCCCGTCGTCCGCCGACGAGATCTCCTGGATCTGCAAGCTCTGCCCGCTGCCGTCGAGCCACAGGATCACCGCCGTGCGCAGATCGAGCGTGCGGCGCAGCAGCTCGAGCGCGAAGGCCAGCGCCTGGTGGATCTCGTCCACCCCAGAACGCAGCAGGCGGTCTTCCTCGTCGCGCGGCGGAATCGAGCCCCGCTCCAGCGAGGAGCTGGGTGCACCGATCAGTCGGTACGAGCGCGCCGCGTTCTTCATGCGCTCGATCTCACCCTCGATGTGCACCCGCGACAGCCGACGGACCCGGGCTATCTCGGCGCGGAAGAGGCTGAGGTTCAGGAACGCGAACAGCCCGATGAACGCCAGGCTCGGCCAGAACTCCTCGAGCCGCTGACC from Myxococcales bacterium encodes the following:
- a CDS encoding putative metal-binding motif-containing protein gives rise to the protein MRTKQLGWVFLGLGVAALGCAANNGAANDGESSGGSAGAAPETGGAPSTGGGLNLGGASSGGATAYCSNPGPDADGDGFTTDDCNDCDPNVNPGALDVAGNGIDEDCNGVADDTVTSCDSVIVGLDSADALDAARAIGLCHFATASDKHWGVVSAKYVMADGSPGMNDVSHGLLPDFGPSVSAQEGKRMLVLSSGTARRPSDVDYEDVSGTDTGTMGTAPPGFPKDSTTCSVQTASDTTTYNPAALELELRVPTNAKSLSFKFDFYTYEFPVFVCSEFNDFFVALLDPPSKNAKSGNISFDSQGNPVSVNNGFLEVCAAQEAGGKPFACKLGQSELTGTGFEDGAATGWLETNAPVSPGEIVKLRFAIWDMGDGILDSTVLIDDLRFSAEPASGAVTKPVATPK
- a CDS encoding diguanylate cyclase, producing the protein MDPLVRVTLRMQQAMARASGLGLSIGFGAYLVYSVTEAPGLAFDAAVGTLLLGSLGFRVARRLRRLDPDATTRLDLELFTHLVVATLALVTQAPGKLDGAFHPAVYAIMMVTAAFARPQAALGTSAFTLLLEAALRMIALGQRLEEFWPSLAFIGLFAFLNLSLFRAEIARVRRLSRVHIEGEIERMKNAARSYRLIGAPSSSLERGSIPPRDEEDRLLRSGVDEIHQALAFALELLRRTLDLRTAVILWLDGSGQSLQIQEISSADDGIVPGPFSAKDGIFAAAISQRTPVALHGPKAAQHTPYYGELPRVGAVCAAPLIEHGHVRGVLVVDRESAEPFSAQEQELLGNSTAFLLRAIENERVFVQLERAKIEQGKLYRAVDGLNAVWTEKQVIEACVGAAREFTAFDFAVVTLFDKKTSEHEICAVSGEGANELVGQRFRHNSGLVSMVVANRHPLPYRGDYDPARQVVFSRRLAPPAMPSLLVLPLSVHERALGTLVLGSQRRGAFGEAVRPILEVLASHVAVSLANARMFKRLEELATTDGLTGLLNKRALIETAKQKIRSSSRFRKPLSVLVCDIDHFKKVNDTHGHDIGDVVIQGFGEVLKRTKRDTDVVARFGGEEFVVVCEETDAEGAALLAERIRSEIEASTFHSTAGSLKVTCSVGVATFPAAGHEWESLFKATDEALYASKRGGRNRVTIWSPRMHGAAA
- a CDS encoding polymer-forming cytoskeletal protein, with the translated sequence MSHLRSRSSRRFLSGLAALWLLGSAGTASAEVVREGSWPAEEPKVSLSVKNLPRGEAVKQLAQKAGWSVVVEAPPSNPVDVEVKDQPPGKILDILLSDARYVAKREGDLISITRTGDMSPMPAPETADAAEPTPPTPPTPPTPPTPPTPPTEVAGEQPAAPPASAVALAKASKHDDGDVDDRVVTGGSTRVEAGEVVHDLVVMGGSAEVLGKVTGDVTVMGGSVVVKKGGLVEGDVSVVGGSFDLQDGATVEGKVDVVGGKSNRGNVNLRLGRDSEKRSGFMGWLSEFGSSVTRTALLFVFGTVLLALTTGRMESMQGEVAARPMRTFALGIVGSLVALLTVIVLCVTVIGIPIAIIGILLGVLGAYAGICATLTTLGAALFHHRSKSVYVHLAVGCAVFLIGSWLPWIGGFVTAVVVLFGIGALVATRGAGFFPRKFKNEGPYRTASV
- a CDS encoding HAD-IA family hydrolase is translated as MSAKAWLVDLDGTLYVARWVKLAMAAELALSGWGSVGTLRRFRKEHELLREELDEDVPSPFQAQVERAASALGVPSSEVEQRVTEWMIERPQKWIRRFGRTDLLQEISDFRAQGGKTALVSDYPARGKLAALGAEALFDVVVANGEPGGPPRLKPHPAGYLEAARRLGVAPEACLVIGDRDDADGAAARAAGMTFRRV
- a CDS encoding sigma-70 family RNA polymerase sigma factor codes for the protein MLAVRMASTEVPTGLPAPPGDFAADAEALRPLVRAVAASVLREGRMHPDVEDCTNESLRRAIEGRDRLRPGEPLRPWLLGIARHVAMDALRARVRSRARLVQPSRDGSDDPLDRVADSTPDADERLDQGRRIAGIRAAMARLPEDQRRAIEMFHVEGLAYREIAAKLGVPIGSVCTWISRGRRSIADALGHQGKLA